Proteins encoded within one genomic window of Glycine soja cultivar W05 chromosome 1, ASM419377v2, whole genome shotgun sequence:
- the LOC114423989 gene encoding SNARE-interacting protein KEULE-like isoform X6 — protein MDIKKDMEVLTRLGALREMNLEYFPIDSQGFITNNERALEELFGDEENNHKGVTCLNVMAKRIATVFASLREFPSVRFRAAKSLDATTMTTFQDLIPTKLAAGIWDCLVKYKKSIPNFPQTETCELLILDRSIDQIAPVIHEWTYDAMCHDLLNMEGNKYVHEVPGKSGGPAERKEVLLEDHDPVWLELRHAHIADASERLHEKMTNFISKNKAAQIQHGSKSSSEMSTRDIQTIVQALPQYSEQIDKLSLHVEIAGKINRIIRESGLRELGQLEQDLVFGDATTKDVIKFFTMKEDITHENKLRLLMILASVYPEKFEGEKGQNLMRLAKLTEEDMNIVPNFRMLGGQPVTKKSLTAAFGLKFDIHKKKHAARKERPGEEEKWQLSRFYPIIEESLYDVLVCDEWMFIQELLEKLMKNELSKEDYPCLNDPSPSYQGSPFSGPVNQNPHSMRSRRTPTWARPRGSEDGYSSDSVLRHASSDFRRMGQRIFLFIVGGATRSELRVCHKLTEKLKREIILGSSSIDDPSQFITKLKTITTHEISLDDIQI, from the exons ATGGACATTAAGAAAGATATGGAGGTGTTGACTCGATTAGGTGCATTGAGAGAG ATGAATTTGGAGTATTTTCCCATAGACAGCCAG GGTTTCATCACAAATAATGAGAGGGCATTAGAGGAGCTGTTTGGGGATGAAGAGAATAATCATAAAGGTGTTACGTGTTTGAATGTTATGGCAAAACGGATTGCTACAGTTTTTGCTTCTTTAAGA gaatttccTTCTGTTCGCTTTCGTGCTGCCAAGTCCCTAGATGCAACCACAATGACTACTTTCCAAGATCTTATTCCTACAAAGCTTGCTGCTGGAATCTGGGACTGTCttgtgaaatataaaaaaagtataccTAATTTTCCTCAGACGGAGACCTGTGAATTGCTCATTCTTGACAGATCTATTGATCAG ATTGCTCCTGTGATACATGAATGGACTTATGATGCCATGTGTCATGATTTGCTGAATATGGAGGGAAATAAATATGTTCATGAA GTTCCTGGCAAATCCGGTGGTCCAGCAGAGAGAAAAGAGGTTCTTTTGGAGGATCATGATCCTGTATGGCTCGAACTTCGCCATGCTCATATTGCAGAT GCTAGTGAACGGCTCCATGAGAAGATGACCAACTTTATTTCAAAGAACAAAGCTGCACAAATACAACATGGTTCAAA AAGTAGCAGTGAAATGTCTACAAGGGACATACAAACCATCGTTCAAGCACTTCCACAGTACAGTGAACAAATTGATAAGCTCTCCCTCCATGTAGAG ATTGCAGGAAAAATTAATAGAATCATTAGGGAGTCAGGACTACGGGAACTTGGCCAGCTGGAGCAAGATCTTGTTTTCGGAGATGCAACAACAAAAGATGTGATCAAATTTTTTACCATGAAAGAA GATATAACCCATGAAAATAAGTTGCGCCTGCTAATGATTCTTGCATCTGTTTATCCTGAGAAATTTGAGGGAGAAAAGGGTCAGAATTTGATGAGG CTAGCAAAATTGACAGAAGAGGATATGAACATTGTGCCCAATTTCAGAATGCTTGGAGGACAACCAGTAACCAAAAAAAGTTTGACCGCTGCTTTTGGTCTTAAGTTTGATATCCATAAG AAGAAGCATGCTGCAAGGAAAGAGCGTCCTGGTGAAGAAGAGAAATGGCAGCTATCACGCTTTTATCCCATAATAGAG gaaTCTCTTTATGATGTCCTCGTGTGTGATGAGTGGATGTTTATTCAGGAACTCCTTGAAAAACTCATGAAAAATGAATTGTCAAAGGAAGATTATCCATGTTTGAATGATCCAAGTCCATCTTACCAAGGCTCACCTTTTTCTGGTCCTGTAAACCAAAATCCTCACTCAATGAGATCAAGACGGACACCAACTTGGGCTCGACCACGAGGTTCTGAGGATGGATATTCAAg CGATTCAGTGCTTAGACATGCATCAAGTGATTTCAGGAGGATGGGGCAACGAATTTTTCTATTCATTGTTGGTGGAGCAACCAGATCCGAg CTTAGGGTTTGCCATAAGCTTACCGAAAAGCTAAAGAGGGAAATTATTCTAGGCTCATCAAGTATTGATGACCCATCACAATTTATTACG AAATTAAAGACGATAACGACGCATGAGATTTCATTAGATGATATCCAGATATGA